A single genomic interval of Rhizobium leguminosarum bv. trifolii WSM1325 harbors:
- a CDS encoding methyl-accepting chemotaxis sensory transducer with Cache sensor (PFAM: chemotaxis sensory transducer; Cache type 2 domain protein; histidine kinase HAMP region domain protein~SMART: chemotaxis sensory transducer; histidine kinase HAMP region domain protein~KEGG: rec:RHECIAT_CH0002655 methyl-accepting chemotaxis protein) yields the protein MRNVKISTRLYCLVAFALAVLAATMVFFLNYSYSELEAERKAGLAQMDATALGIFDKYYKMEQAGTMTREQAQAAAKDVIGAMRYGADGYFWINDMHPTMVMHPIKPQLNGTDISQMKDPTGKFLFVEFVNKVKKDGKGFVDYLWPKPGADQPVLKYSYVAGFEPWGWIVGTGVYADDLAALYRQNAMWAALLCLLGAAATIAIAYAIVRSVTAPIARLKAAMNAIAAEEASVEISGSDRRDEIGQMAKALLVLRDSVDERSALRGREDERQQQIEEERRGNEASLRSASERQTQAMQALGVGLEKLAGGDLTVAIGDIGEDYAKLRSDFNAAVDALNGVIHAIAESSHVVNESASDISEATGNLSKRTEQQAAALEETAAALDEITATVKTASERANEAREMVAETKASAGKSGEIVRNAVTAMGRIEDSSNRIGQIISVIDEIAFQTNLLALNAGVEAARAGEAGRGFAVVAQEVRELAQRSANAAKEIKELISRSATEVEGGVALVRSTGEALLEIEALVNQVNDHVASIATAAREQSTGLNEINGSVNHMDQMTQQNAAMVEETTAASRTLADESTQLKTLLSNFRLRAEQSAVTRYTRAA from the coding sequence ATGCGCAACGTCAAGATTTCCACCCGCCTTTACTGCCTCGTCGCATTCGCGCTTGCCGTGCTCGCTGCGACGATGGTCTTCTTTCTGAACTATTCCTATTCTGAGCTGGAAGCGGAGCGGAAGGCGGGGCTGGCGCAAATGGATGCAACGGCGCTCGGCATCTTCGACAAATATTACAAGATGGAACAGGCGGGCACGATGACCCGCGAACAGGCGCAGGCGGCCGCCAAGGACGTGATCGGCGCGATGCGCTACGGCGCCGACGGTTATTTCTGGATCAACGACATGCACCCCACCATGGTGATGCACCCGATCAAGCCGCAGCTGAACGGCACCGATATCTCCCAGATGAAGGATCCGACCGGCAAGTTCCTGTTCGTCGAGTTCGTCAACAAGGTGAAGAAGGACGGCAAGGGCTTCGTCGATTATCTTTGGCCGAAGCCGGGCGCCGACCAGCCAGTGCTGAAATATTCCTATGTCGCAGGTTTCGAGCCCTGGGGCTGGATCGTCGGCACCGGTGTCTATGCGGATGACCTTGCCGCGCTCTATCGCCAGAACGCGATGTGGGCCGCGCTGCTCTGCCTGCTTGGCGCCGCCGCAACGATTGCCATCGCCTATGCCATCGTGCGTAGCGTGACTGCACCGATCGCCCGGCTGAAGGCGGCGATGAACGCGATTGCGGCCGAAGAAGCATCGGTGGAGATATCAGGCAGCGACCGTCGCGACGAGATCGGCCAGATGGCCAAGGCGCTGCTGGTGCTGCGCGATTCCGTCGACGAGCGCAGCGCGTTGCGCGGGCGGGAAGACGAAAGACAGCAGCAGATCGAGGAAGAGCGCCGCGGCAACGAGGCAAGCCTGCGTTCAGCATCCGAGCGGCAAACCCAAGCGATGCAGGCGCTCGGCGTCGGCCTTGAGAAGCTGGCGGGCGGCGACCTCACGGTTGCGATCGGCGATATCGGCGAGGATTACGCCAAGCTGAGGAGCGATTTCAACGCCGCCGTCGATGCGCTGAACGGCGTCATCCATGCGATCGCCGAATCGAGCCATGTCGTCAACGAAAGCGCTTCCGACATCAGCGAGGCAACCGGCAACCTGTCAAAGCGCACGGAGCAGCAGGCGGCCGCACTCGAAGAGACGGCGGCAGCGCTCGACGAGATCACCGCGACGGTCAAGACGGCATCCGAACGGGCGAACGAGGCGCGCGAGATGGTGGCCGAGACCAAGGCGAGTGCCGGAAAATCCGGCGAGATCGTCCGCAATGCGGTGACGGCGATGGGCAGGATCGAGGATTCCTCCAACCGCATCGGTCAGATCATCTCGGTCATCGACGAAATCGCCTTCCAGACGAACCTTCTGGCGCTGAATGCCGGCGTCGAGGCTGCGCGGGCGGGCGAGGCGGGCCGCGGCTTTGCCGTCGTCGCCCAGGAAGTGCGCGAACTCGCCCAGCGTTCCGCCAATGCGGCCAAGGAGATCAAGGAACTGATCAGCCGGTCGGCGACGGAGGTCGAGGGTGGGGTGGCGCTGGTGCGCTCGACGGGCGAAGCGCTGCTGGAGATCGAGGCGCTGGTCAACCAGGTCAACGATCACGTCGCATCAATCGCGACGGCGGCGCGCGAGCAGTCGACCGGGCTGAACGAGATCAACGGCTCCGTCAATCACATGGACCAGATGACGCAGCAGAATGCCGCCATGGTCGAGGAGACGACGGCGGCAAGCCGCACGCTCGCCGACGAGAGCACTCAGTTGAAGACGCTGCTTTCGAATTTCCGCCTGCGCGCCGAGCAGTCGGCGGTGACCCGATACACACGGGCAGCGTGA
- a CDS encoding thioesterase superfamily protein (PFAM: thioesterase superfamily protein~KEGG: ret:RHE_CH02548 acyl-CoA hydrolase protein), giving the protein MTDAAKPRGELTLRTLAMPGDANPAGDIFGGWVMAQMDLASGIRAAERAKGRVVTAAVKEMAFELPVKIGDTLSVYTDIDRVGRTSITLIVEAWAHRSRYNQQEKVTAGTFIMVALDEEGKPKQVPEE; this is encoded by the coding sequence ATGACCGATGCCGCCAAGCCGAGAGGCGAACTGACGCTGAGGACGCTTGCCATGCCGGGCGACGCCAATCCGGCCGGCGATATCTTCGGTGGCTGGGTCATGGCGCAGATGGACCTTGCCTCAGGCATCCGTGCGGCCGAGCGCGCCAAGGGCCGCGTCGTCACCGCCGCCGTCAAAGAGATGGCCTTCGAGCTGCCGGTCAAGATCGGCGACACGCTTTCCGTCTATACTGATATCGACCGTGTCGGCCGCACCTCGATCACGCTGATCGTCGAAGCCTGGGCGCATCGTTCGCGCTACAACCAGCAGGAAAAGGTCACCGCCGGCACCTTCATCATGGTGGCACTCGACGAAGAGGGCAAACCGAAGCAAGTCCCCGAGGAGTGA
- a CDS encoding conserved hypothetical protein (KEGG: ret:RHE_CH02549 hypothetical protein) — METVGSPEVFLHIKVVMGMVISLSLARVLTGLAGIVQHPAKAKVYPIHLGWALSMFLFIIHIWWWEYRLQAVPAIGFGIYLFLICFCSLFFLLCALLFPASLDEYGGYEEYFISRRKWFFGILGLTYAVDILDTAIKGHERILSLGWEYPARNIIYILLCAIAAWTPNRRFHTAFIIANLIYQISFIFRLYDVLG, encoded by the coding sequence ATGGAAACGGTCGGCTCGCCGGAAGTCTTCCTTCACATCAAGGTGGTGATGGGCATGGTCATCAGCCTTTCACTCGCCAGAGTGCTCACCGGCCTTGCCGGCATCGTCCAGCATCCCGCCAAGGCCAAGGTCTATCCCATCCATCTCGGCTGGGCGCTGTCGATGTTCCTGTTCATCATCCATATCTGGTGGTGGGAATATCGCCTGCAGGCGGTGCCGGCGATCGGCTTCGGCATCTATCTCTTCCTCATCTGCTTCTGCAGTCTGTTCTTCCTGCTCTGCGCCCTGCTCTTTCCTGCCTCGCTCGACGAATATGGCGGCTACGAGGAATATTTCATCTCGCGGCGCAAATGGTTCTTCGGCATCCTCGGCCTCACCTACGCCGTCGATATTCTCGACACGGCAATCAAGGGCCATGAGCGCATCCTCTCGCTCGGCTGGGAGTACCCAGCCCGCAACATCATCTACATCCTCCTCTGCGCCATCGCCGCCTGGACCCCCAACCGCCGCTTCCACACCGCCTTCATCATCGCCAACCTGATCTACCAGATCAGCTTCATTTTCAGGCTTTATGATGTGTTGGGGTGA
- a CDS encoding conserved hypothetical protein (KEGG: hypothetical protein), which produces MSPFFVIRLVLDFTAAGLLLAALAYWWLDNTSHELIGTSMFILLLSHNVFNRRWWARLPKVERGKRSFLTIASNISIALAISALLVTSLLISRSVFAFLPVSGRPTAREIHILAAYWVFILAAAHLGLHWSMIMAVIGRLLRVGAPNPIRTASLRVAASAIAAWGIHSLFVMGIGDRLIARPSIDFWDFQESTIGFFLHHIAILGTCACAAHYAVVWLRGVIRVPARVIFALAVMLWR; this is translated from the coding sequence GTGAGTCCTTTTTTCGTGATCCGCCTCGTGCTTGACTTCACCGCCGCTGGGCTGCTCTTGGCCGCGCTCGCCTACTGGTGGCTCGACAACACCTCGCATGAGCTGATCGGCACCAGCATGTTCATCCTTCTCCTATCGCACAACGTCTTCAACAGGCGGTGGTGGGCGAGGCTTCCGAAGGTGGAGCGCGGCAAGCGGAGCTTTCTGACAATTGCTTCGAATATCTCGATCGCCTTGGCGATATCAGCTTTGCTGGTGACCAGTCTGCTGATATCGCGCAGCGTGTTTGCTTTCCTTCCCGTCAGCGGCCGGCCGACGGCGCGCGAAATTCACATCCTTGCGGCCTATTGGGTGTTCATCCTCGCAGCCGCCCATCTCGGCCTCCACTGGTCGATGATCATGGCGGTCATAGGCAGATTGCTGCGGGTCGGTGCCCCAAACCCGATCAGGACCGCTTCCCTTCGCGTAGCCGCGAGCGCAATAGCGGCGTGGGGCATCCACAGCCTGTTCGTCATGGGAATCGGAGACAGGCTCATTGCCCGGCCATCGATCGATTTCTGGGACTTCCAGGAGTCCACGATCGGGTTCTTCCTGCATCACATCGCGATCCTGGGGACGTGTGCGTGCGCTGCTCATTATGCGGTCGTCTGGCTTCGGGGGGTGATTAGGGTGCCCGCGCGTGTGATATTCGCGCTGGCGGTGATGCTGTGGCGGTGA
- a CDS encoding conserved hypothetical protein (KEGG: hypothetical protein): MRHLIKRISILFAMAGAVVLVGWNVDAEPNRTTLPELAGLVHYTTVRRGNVTEHIMTTNEAIEAVKNGQPVPDGTHFVVVDYRDGEIYRTFVMEKGSGWGSDYDEDRRTGDWQFQWFKPDGGVNMAENTARCQSCHSSRADEDFLYTLDALKEFDGAVID; the protein is encoded by the coding sequence ATGCGTCATCTCATCAAGCGCATTTCCATTCTCTTTGCCATGGCCGGCGCCGTAGTTCTGGTCGGCTGGAACGTCGATGCCGAACCGAACCGGACGACGCTGCCCGAATTGGCGGGCCTTGTCCATTACACGACCGTCAGGCGCGGCAACGTGACCGAACACATCATGACGACGAACGAAGCGATCGAGGCTGTGAAGAATGGGCAGCCCGTTCCAGACGGTACGCACTTCGTGGTGGTCGATTACCGTGATGGGGAAATCTATCGCACCTTCGTCATGGAAAAGGGTTCCGGCTGGGGCAGCGATTATGACGAAGACCGTCGCACTGGCGACTGGCAGTTCCAATGGTTCAAGCCTGACGGCGGCGTCAACATGGCCGAGAATACGGCGCGATGCCAATCCTGTCATTCGTCCAGGGCCGACGAAGACTTCCTCTACACGCTCGACGCTCTCAAGGAGTTTGACGGAGCCGTCATTGACTAG
- a CDS encoding Carboxymuconolactone decarboxylase (PFAM: Carboxymuconolactone decarboxylase~KEGG: ypm:YP_1846 putative decarboxylase) produces the protein MKQLLGNLMLSASMMLAVLPGVVSAQAPAEGDDKSRRSRAQQLMGATAPKLAELTDDVLYGDIWERPQLSKRDRSLVTVAALIAMNRPDQLRSHLAMARQNGVSEDELIETITHLAFYAGWPNAVSAVAVAKDVFGRE, from the coding sequence ATGAAACAACTGTTGGGAAACTTGATGCTGTCCGCCAGCATGATGCTGGCTGTTCTGCCGGGCGTCGTCAGCGCTCAGGCACCGGCCGAAGGCGACGACAAGTCCCGGCGTTCGCGCGCCCAGCAACTGATGGGTGCGACCGCGCCGAAGCTGGCTGAACTGACCGACGACGTCCTTTATGGCGACATATGGGAGCGCCCGCAGTTGTCGAAGCGGGATCGCAGCCTGGTGACCGTTGCCGCGCTGATCGCAATGAACCGGCCCGACCAGCTCAGATCCCATCTAGCCATGGCCCGCCAGAACGGTGTGTCCGAGGACGAGCTGATCGAGACGATCACCCACCTTGCCTTCTACGCCGGCTGGCCGAATGCGGTCTCGGCCGTTGCCGTCGCTAAGGACGTCTTCGGACGTGAATGA
- a CDS encoding exported protein (KEGG: exported protein) — translation MRYGLSNTLAALLLASAQLAAPLATAADAAKPEPLVIQEQGSFAVGGTSTTAPGTFDPLKPLDPSGQTYHGDHAFAFYQVPANPRQYPIVMWHGAGQFSKTWETTPDGREGFQNIFLRRGFSTYLVDQPRRGGAGRSMAETVVKPTADEQLWFNQFRVGTWPTYFDGVQFSRDPEALNQYFRAMTPNIGPFDMDVVSNAVAKLFEKIGPGILFTHSQGGGPGWLTAIKSDKVKAVVAFEPGSSFVFPAGEVPADMPSAFDTLKGVPVPMDDFIKLTKIPIVIYYGDNIPDQPTTMPAQDSWRVRLAMARLWRDTVNKHGGDVTVVHLPEIGIRGNTHFAFSDLNNVEIADLVSAFLSEKKLD, via the coding sequence ATGCGATATGGATTGTCCAACACCCTGGCCGCATTGCTGCTTGCCTCAGCGCAGCTTGCCGCGCCATTGGCGACGGCTGCCGATGCGGCAAAGCCCGAGCCATTGGTCATCCAGGAGCAGGGCAGCTTTGCCGTCGGGGGAACCAGTACGACGGCGCCCGGAACCTTCGATCCGCTGAAACCTCTCGATCCCTCAGGGCAGACCTATCACGGCGATCATGCCTTTGCCTTCTATCAGGTGCCGGCAAACCCGCGTCAGTATCCGATCGTGATGTGGCACGGTGCCGGACAATTCTCCAAGACCTGGGAGACGACGCCCGACGGCCGCGAGGGCTTCCAGAACATCTTCCTGCGTCGAGGTTTCTCCACCTATCTCGTCGACCAGCCGCGCCGGGGCGGCGCCGGGCGGAGCATGGCCGAGACGGTGGTGAAGCCGACAGCGGACGAGCAGCTCTGGTTCAACCAGTTTCGCGTCGGCACCTGGCCGACCTATTTCGACGGCGTGCAATTCTCCCGCGATCCGGAAGCGCTGAACCAGTACTTCCGTGCGATGACGCCGAACATCGGGCCGTTCGATATGGACGTTGTGTCGAATGCGGTGGCAAAGCTGTTCGAGAAAATCGGTCCCGGCATTCTTTTCACCCATTCGCAGGGCGGCGGACCGGGCTGGCTGACGGCCATCAAGAGCGACAAGGTCAAAGCCGTCGTCGCCTTCGAACCCGGCAGCAGCTTCGTGTTCCCGGCAGGCGAGGTTCCCGCCGATATGCCGAGCGCCTTCGACACGCTGAAGGGCGTGCCGGTACCGATGGATGACTTTATCAAACTGACGAAGATCCCGATCGTCATCTATTACGGCGACAACATCCCAGACCAGCCGACGACGATGCCGGCGCAGGACAGCTGGCGGGTACGCCTGGCAATGGCCCGCCTGTGGCGCGATACGGTGAACAAGCATGGCGGTGATGTCACCGTCGTGCACCTTCCCGAGATCGGCATCCGCGGCAACACCCACTTCGCGTTCTCCGACCTGAACAACGTAGAGATCGCCGACCTGGTCTCGGCTTTCCTTAGCGAGAAGAAGCTCGACTGA
- a CDS encoding transcriptional regulator, LysR family (PFAM: LysR substrate-binding; regulatory protein LysR~KEGG: transcriptional regulator protein), protein MPLDNNFNELVAFLTVARERSFTRAAAKLGVSQSALSQTVRGLEEKLGLRLLTRTTRSVSPTQAGERLLERVGPRFEEIQFEIAALSEMRERPAGTIRITAGEHPAISVLAPALARFLPDHPDINVEVIVDYGLTDIVAERYDAGIRLGEHLAKDMIAVRIGPEICMAVVGAPSYFEHHPRPDIPQDLTAHNCINMRLPTHGTIYPWEFEKDGRELRVRVEGQTVFNNIAMRIGAVLDGLGLAYMPEDQVQSYIEDGRLIRILEDWCQPFPGYHLYYPNRRHASPAFTLFVDALRYRGK, encoded by the coding sequence ATGCCCCTGGACAACAATTTCAACGAACTCGTGGCCTTTCTGACCGTCGCCCGGGAACGGAGTTTTACCCGGGCGGCCGCGAAGCTCGGCGTGTCGCAGTCGGCGTTGAGCCAGACGGTACGCGGTCTCGAAGAGAAGCTCGGGCTGCGCCTTTTGACCCGCACGACCAGAAGCGTGTCGCCGACACAGGCAGGAGAACGTCTGTTGGAGCGGGTCGGACCCAGATTCGAGGAGATCCAGTTCGAGATCGCCGCCTTGAGCGAAATGCGTGAGCGGCCGGCTGGCACGATTCGCATCACGGCAGGCGAGCATCCTGCGATTTCCGTCCTTGCCCCAGCATTGGCGCGGTTTCTTCCTGATCATCCGGATATCAATGTCGAGGTGATCGTCGACTACGGCCTGACCGACATCGTCGCCGAGCGCTACGACGCCGGCATCAGGCTCGGCGAGCATTTGGCAAAGGACATGATCGCGGTCCGGATCGGTCCTGAAATATGCATGGCAGTTGTTGGAGCGCCCTCCTATTTCGAGCACCATCCGCGCCCGGATATCCCGCAGGATCTGACGGCTCACAACTGCATCAATATGCGGCTGCCGACACACGGAACGATATATCCCTGGGAATTCGAGAAGGATGGACGTGAACTGCGCGTCCGTGTCGAGGGCCAGACGGTGTTCAACAACATCGCCATGCGGATCGGCGCCGTGCTGGACGGACTGGGGCTGGCCTACATGCCTGAGGACCAGGTTCAGTCCTACATTGAAGACGGGCGGCTGATCCGGATTCTGGAGGACTGGTGCCAGCCCTTTCCAGGATACCATCTCTACTATCCGAACAGGCGGCATGCATCTCCCGCCTTCACCCTGTTCGTCGATGCGCTCCGCTATAGAGGAAAGTAA
- a CDS encoding aldo/keto reductase (PFAM: aldo/keto reductase~KEGG: oxidoreductase protein): protein MKRRNIGGLEVSAFGLGCMSMSAAYGPPAAEGDMIKLMRTAHQQGVTLFDTAEAYGPFVNEELVGKALAPIRDQVVIATKFGFDIDQQTGERRGGTNSRPEHVKAVADACLRRLKTDHIDLFYQHRVDPDVPIEDVAGAVKDLIAAGKVKHFGLSEAGVQTIRRAHAVQKVTAVQSEYSLFWRGPEAELLPTLEELGIGFVPFSPLGAGFLTGKIDENTKFDPSDFRNSVPRFSLEARKANFALVDLIRRIGDRKGATPAQIALSWLLAQKPWIVPIPGTTKQHRLEENLGAIDVDLLPEDLAEIDAALSGIEVHGERLPEAALKMTGR from the coding sequence ATGAAAAGACGCAATATCGGCGGCCTCGAAGTCTCGGCATTTGGTCTCGGCTGCATGAGCATGAGTGCCGCTTACGGCCCGCCCGCCGCCGAGGGCGACATGATCAAATTGATGCGCACCGCCCATCAGCAGGGCGTCACCTTGTTCGACACGGCCGAAGCCTATGGCCCTTTCGTCAATGAAGAGCTTGTCGGCAAAGCGCTCGCACCGATCCGCGACCAGGTGGTCATCGCCACCAAATTCGGCTTTGATATCGATCAGCAAACAGGTGAACGCCGCGGCGGCACCAACAGCCGCCCCGAACATGTCAAGGCGGTTGCCGATGCCTGCCTGCGCCGTCTGAAGACGGACCACATCGACCTGTTCTACCAGCACCGCGTCGATCCCGACGTGCCGATCGAAGACGTGGCCGGTGCCGTCAAGGACCTGATCGCAGCCGGCAAGGTCAAACATTTCGGTCTTTCCGAAGCCGGCGTCCAGACGATCCGCCGCGCCCATGCCGTTCAAAAAGTCACCGCCGTCCAGAGTGAATATTCGCTCTTCTGGCGCGGCCCCGAGGCGGAACTGCTGCCCACCCTTGAGGAACTCGGCATCGGCTTCGTGCCCTTCAGCCCACTCGGCGCAGGCTTCCTGACCGGCAAGATCGACGAGAACACCAAGTTCGATCCAAGCGATTTCCGCAACAGCGTGCCGCGTTTTTCGCTCGAGGCGCGCAAGGCCAATTTTGCACTCGTCGACCTGATCAGGCGTATCGGCGACCGCAAGGGCGCAACGCCCGCGCAAATCGCCCTCTCCTGGCTGCTGGCCCAAAAGCCATGGATCGTCCCGATCCCGGGTACAACGAAGCAGCACCGGCTGGAAGAAAATCTCGGGGCGATAGACGTCGACCTGCTGCCCGAGGACCTCGCCGAAATCGATGCCGCCCTCTCCGGCATCGAGGTTCACGGCGAGCGGCTTCCCGAGGCAGCGCTCAAGATGACCGGCCGATAG
- a CDS encoding protein of unknown function DUF1501 (PFAM: protein of unknown function DUF1501~KEGG: rec:RHECIAT_CH0002658 hypothetical protein), producing MTLPMNRISLSRRGFLTSACCLAAAPAFTPVTFAAMPGDKRFVTIVLRGAMDGLDLVQPYGDAGFAALRPTLALTPDTGLLDLDGHFGLNPAAAELMPLWKSRELAFVHAVSTPYRDQRSHFDGQDMLESGGEHVAEEKTGWLNRALAVIPRSDARKAIDINTSTELILSGPNNVDVWASDSNLAPARDEMQFLARLYAGDPPFAEALAEATRANSASMIIEPEGQRGAKIADVAALAANMLKGDYRIASFSISGWDTHIGQAGQFKRPVQDLSQAINTLKTTLGPEIWAKTVVLAMTEFGRTVRQNGSAGTDHGTGGCALLSGGTINGGRILGRWPGIGDGQLLDDRDLMPTADVRELAAAMLYRQFDVSADDLTGKIFPGLGFDKGSQFLRG from the coding sequence ATGACGCTGCCCATGAACCGGATTTCGCTGTCCCGCCGCGGCTTTCTGACCTCTGCCTGCTGTCTTGCCGCTGCCCCCGCCTTCACGCCGGTCACTTTCGCGGCGATGCCGGGTGACAAGCGTTTCGTCACCATCGTGCTGCGCGGCGCGATGGACGGGCTGGATCTGGTGCAGCCCTATGGCGATGCCGGCTTTGCGGCGCTTAGGCCGACACTGGCGCTGACGCCCGATACCGGACTTCTCGATCTAGATGGCCATTTCGGCCTCAATCCGGCTGCCGCAGAGCTGATGCCGCTGTGGAAGAGCCGCGAGCTTGCCTTCGTGCACGCGGTGTCGACGCCCTACCGCGACCAGCGCAGCCATTTCGACGGGCAGGACATGCTGGAATCCGGCGGCGAGCATGTCGCCGAGGAAAAGACCGGCTGGCTGAACCGGGCGCTCGCCGTCATTCCGCGCTCGGATGCGCGCAAGGCGATCGACATCAACACTTCGACGGAGCTGATCCTCTCCGGACCCAACAATGTCGATGTCTGGGCGTCGGATTCCAATCTGGCGCCGGCGCGTGACGAGATGCAGTTCCTGGCGCGGCTCTATGCCGGCGATCCGCCGTTCGCCGAGGCGCTTGCCGAGGCGACGCGGGCCAATAGCGCCTCGATGATCATCGAGCCGGAGGGCCAGCGCGGCGCAAAGATCGCCGATGTGGCGGCGCTCGCGGCCAACATGCTGAAGGGCGATTACCGCATCGCCAGCTTCTCGATATCAGGCTGGGACACGCATATCGGCCAGGCCGGCCAGTTCAAGCGGCCGGTGCAGGACCTTTCGCAGGCGATCAATACGTTGAAGACCACGCTCGGGCCTGAGATCTGGGCAAAGACGGTGGTGCTTGCCATGACCGAGTTCGGCCGCACTGTGCGTCAGAACGGCTCAGCCGGCACCGACCACGGCACCGGCGGCTGCGCGCTGCTATCAGGCGGCACCATCAACGGCGGCCGCATCCTCGGCCGTTGGCCGGGCATCGGCGACGGCCAACTGCTCGACGACCGCGACCTGATGCCGACCGCCGACGTGCGCGAGCTCGCCGCGGCAATGCTCTACCGGCAGTTCGATGTAAGCGCCGATGATTTGACCGGGAAGATCTTTCCGGGGCTGGGGTTCGACAAAGGGTCGCAGTTTCTGCGTGGGTGA